In Fusobacterium varium, a genomic segment contains:
- a CDS encoding radical SAM protein codes for MFKKRLDTHHEIQNEIFKSLPKEALTKKEFLDFLNTSPEDNEGGIYVHTPYCDKLCSFCNMNRKFCQSNMEDYTELLIKEFNKYGKTNYIRNKLFSVVFWGGGTPTIYSEEQLIKLLEAFKDNFSLSQDYEWTFESTLHNLNLKKLKILEKYGINRISLGIQTFSNKGRTLLNRTYSEDETIRRIKEIQNNFKGKVCIDIIYDYPYETEEDIIHDAQRCIELKVDSVSFCTLIIYEGAKIFNDIKNKKTTFIRDEERNKKYHNLLVEELKKGGYKLIENGKVAINDEYRYINFVNSGKDLLPIGIGAGGNLNNIGIYKLNEFMEFYSLYTPFEIKLKLLYGLFQYPIIDLNSIKNIFPDKYLEIYNKLLDFSQEGYLTIENDIVTLTNDGIYYGHSIDYEILKLCLI; via the coding sequence ATGTTTAAAAAAAGATTGGATACACATCATGAAATTCAAAATGAAATTTTTAAATCTTTACCAAAAGAAGCTTTGACTAAAAAAGAATTTTTAGATTTTTTAAACACATCACCTGAAGATAATGAAGGTGGGATTTATGTACATACTCCTTATTGTGACAAATTATGTTCTTTTTGCAATATGAATAGAAAGTTCTGTCAATCTAATATGGAAGATTATACAGAACTTTTAATTAAAGAATTTAATAAATATGGTAAAACTAACTACATAAGAAACAAATTATTTTCTGTTGTATTTTGGGGTGGTGGAACTCCTACAATTTACTCAGAAGAGCAACTTATAAAGCTTCTTGAAGCTTTTAAAGACAATTTTTCTTTATCTCAAGACTATGAATGGACATTTGAAAGTACTCTTCATAATTTGAATTTAAAAAAATTAAAAATTTTAGAAAAATATGGTATCAATAGAATAAGTCTAGGAATTCAAACTTTTTCTAATAAAGGAAGAACTCTTTTAAATAGAACTTATTCTGAAGATGAAACTATAAGACGTATAAAAGAGATTCAAAATAATTTTAAAGGAAAAGTTTGTATAGATATAATCTATGATTATCCCTATGAAACTGAAGAAGATATTATACACGATGCTCAAAGATGTATTGAATTAAAAGTTGATAGTGTTAGTTTTTGTACTCTTATAATTTATGAAGGTGCTAAAATTTTTAACGATATTAAAAATAAAAAAACAACTTTTATTAGAGATGAAGAAAGAAATAAAAAATATCATAATTTACTTGTTGAAGAACTAAAAAAAGGTGGATATAAGCTTATTGAAAATGGAAAAGTAGCCATAAATGATGAATATAGATATATCAATTTTGTAAATTCAGGAAAAGATCTATTACCAATAGGTATTGGTGCAGGAGGAAATCTCAATAATATTGGAATATATAAATTAAATGAATTTATGGAATTTTATAGTCTATACACTCCTTTTGAAATAAAATTAAAGCTTCTTTATGGATTATTTCAATATCCTATTATTGATTTAAATTCTATAAAGAATATTTTTCCAGATAAATATTTAGAAATATATAATAAATTACTTGATTTTTCTCAAGAGGGTTACTTAACTATTGAAAATGATATTGTTACTTTAACTAATGATGGAATATATTATGGTCACTCTATTGATTATGAAATCTTAAAATTATGTTTAAT
- a CDS encoding DUF2470 domain-containing protein codes for MKNMIINHMNKDHSESVKMYAEYFGKEKNVNEAKLLDFNENYMTIEVNNKKIIEVSFRKTVPLEELKDVLIEMSREARKNLQK; via the coding sequence ATGAAAAATATGATAATTAACCATATGAACAAAGATCATTCTGAATCAGTAAAAATGTATGCTGAATATTTTGGAAAAGAAAAAAATGTCAATGAAGCTAAATTATTAGATTTTAATGAAAATTATATGACAATAGAAGTTAATAATAAAAAGATAATAGAAGTGTCTTTTAGAAAAACTGTTCCTCTTGAAGAGTTAAAAGATGTCTTAATAGAAATGAGTAGAGAAGCTAGAAAAAATCTACAAAAATAG
- a CDS encoding ABC transporter substrate-binding protein: MKKIIILFLLIYSISFAQYNRIIIMAPSMFEVACLLNVEDRVIGLGQIGNASVYPEEKSKNIKKMGNAFRPSIEKLIAENPDLVIVNEGVNFPIEELQKRNINVISFSTKRIDDISNNIKKFATLVGKEKEAEKIINNQKEKLNSFPNFKDKNIKGIFIYSTTPLMAFNNENLPGDIMKVLGIENIGASLKGTKPIINPEFIIQENPDFVAGIMTVASIEQLKKSIPMLEYTNAGKNNNIFIFNAELIYRNSPRMLEGIEELSKKLENIR; this comes from the coding sequence ATGAAGAAAATAATCATTCTTTTTTTGCTTATTTATAGTATCTCTTTTGCTCAATATAATAGAATTATAATTATGGCTCCCTCTATGTTTGAAGTAGCTTGTCTTTTAAATGTAGAGGACAGGGTTATCGGACTTGGGCAGATAGGTAATGCTTCTGTATATCCAGAAGAAAAAAGTAAAAATATAAAAAAAATGGGAAATGCTTTTAGACCATCTATTGAAAAATTAATAGCTGAAAATCCTGATTTAGTAATAGTTAATGAGGGGGTAAATTTTCCTATAGAAGAGCTTCAAAAAAGAAATATAAATGTTATATCTTTTTCTACTAAAAGAATCGATGATATTTCCAATAATATAAAAAAATTTGCTACTTTAGTTGGAAAAGAAAAAGAGGCTGAAAAAATAATCAATAATCAAAAAGAAAAATTAAATTCTTTTCCTAACTTTAAAGATAAAAATATTAAAGGTATCTTTATTTACTCTACTACTCCCTTGATGGCTTTTAATAATGAAAATTTACCTGGAGATATTATGAAAGTTCTTGGAATTGAAAATATAGGTGCTTCGTTAAAAGGAACAAAACCTATTATAAATCCAGAATTTATTATACAAGAAAATCCAGATTTTGTAGCTGGAATTATGACAGTTGCCTCTATTGAACAATTAAAAAAATCTATTCCCATGTTAGAATATACAAATGCTGGCAAAAATAATAATATTTTTATTTTTAATGCTGAACTTATATATAGAAATTCTCCAAGAATGTTAGAAGGTATTGAAGAATTATCTAAAAAATTAGAAAATATAAGATAA
- a CDS encoding ABC transporter ATP-binding protein, with protein MKILTINNLNFNYGNKEVLKDINLQFQEKKVIGIMGMNGCGKSTLLKNIINFLHPVTGEIIFKTDSLEKNIINLSPNERAKIFGFIPQKSQLVDGFSVEEVITMGKVSQLKNMWKGFSNQDYDDINKQLARFKIEKFRYIDINKLSGGEQQRVFLARALVNNPDILLLDEPTSALDIHYSIEIMNIIKKIVKENSLICLIVIHDLNLASLFCDEIVFMKEGKVIYHDSTIALFKENIFEEIYNFKCEILEKNNIKYVIPKK; from the coding sequence ATGAAAATACTTACAATCAATAATCTTAATTTTAATTATGGAAATAAAGAAGTTTTAAAAGATATCAACCTACAATTTCAAGAAAAAAAAGTAATAGGTATTATGGGAATGAACGGTTGTGGGAAAAGTACTTTATTAAAAAACATTATTAATTTTTTGCATCCTGTTACTGGAGAGATAATATTCAAAACTGACTCTTTAGAAAAAAATATTATTAATCTTTCTCCCAATGAAAGAGCTAAAATATTTGGATTTATTCCACAAAAATCTCAACTTGTAGATGGATTTTCTGTTGAAGAAGTTATTACAATGGGAAAGGTTTCACAATTAAAAAATATGTGGAAAGGATTTTCTAATCAAGATTATGATGATATAAATAAACAATTAGCAAGATTTAAAATTGAAAAATTTAGATATATAGATATTAATAAATTGTCTGGTGGAGAACAACAAAGGGTATTTCTTGCAAGAGCTTTAGTTAATAATCCAGATATTCTTCTTTTAGATGAACCTACAAGTGCTTTAGATATTCATTATTCTATTGAGATAATGAATATTATAAAAAAAATTGTAAAGGAAAACTCTTTAATATGTTTAATAGTAATCCACGATTTAAATCTAGCCTCTCTATTTTGTGATGAAATAGTTTTTATGAAAGAAGGAAAGGTTATATATCATGACAGTACAATTGCTCTTTTTAAAGAGAATATCTTTGAGGAAATCTATAATTTTAAATGTGAAATCTTAGAAAAAAATAATATAAAGTATGTTATTCCAAAAAAATAG
- a CDS encoding iron ABC transporter permease gives MKYRFLLAITVVTTVIASFYFLTLGSINITFKEVIELAFSEENNPLKVILFNIRFPRIITSILIGMMLAGSGTITQTVFRNSLADPYIIGISSSATFGAVLAYILNFSESTYGIFGFICSLITSIIIFKISNFTSNTNVSNLLIIGIAISALLGAFTSFAIYFIGEDSFKIIMWTMGYLGYSSWEKIAILLLPLIFSSFYFYIKRFELDLLLCSEEEAFAMGIDTKKLKLKLLVISSLIVGFSVAFTGMIGFVGIIIPHIVRLLVKNSNRKVIPLAMLLGGLLLLISDTIARIIIEPTEVPIGVITAFLGAPFFLFLAFKRRKV, from the coding sequence ATGAAATATAGATTTTTACTAGCTATAACCGTAGTTACTACGGTTATAGCTTCATTTTATTTTTTAACTCTTGGAAGTATAAATATAACTTTTAAAGAAGTTATTGAACTTGCTTTTTCTGAAGAAAATAATCCTTTAAAAGTAATACTTTTTAATATTAGATTTCCTAGAATAATTACATCTATATTAATAGGAATGATGTTAGCTGGATCAGGAACTATTACACAAACTGTTTTTCGTAATTCCCTTGCTGACCCTTATATTATAGGAATATCTTCATCTGCTACCTTTGGTGCAGTACTTGCCTATATACTGAATTTTTCTGAATCAACATATGGAATTTTTGGTTTCATTTGTAGTTTAATTACATCTATTATAATTTTTAAAATCTCAAATTTTACTTCAAATACAAATGTTTCAAATCTTCTTATAATAGGTATTGCAATTTCTGCTCTTTTAGGAGCCTTCACATCTTTTGCAATTTATTTTATAGGAGAAGATTCATTTAAAATTATTATGTGGACTATGGGATATTTGGGCTATTCCTCTTGGGAAAAAATAGCTATTTTACTTCTTCCACTTATATTTTCAAGTTTCTATTTTTATATAAAAAGATTTGAATTAGATCTTCTTTTATGTAGTGAAGAGGAAGCATTTGCTATGGGAATTGATACTAAAAAATTAAAATTAAAACTTTTGGTAATCTCCTCTTTAATTGTAGGTTTTTCTGTAGCTTTTACTGGAATGATAGGCTTTGTAGGAATTATTATTCCTCATATAGTTAGACTCTTAGTAAAAAATTCAAATAGAAAAGTTATCCCTTTAGCAATGTTATTAGGGGGACTCCTTTTACTTATATCAGATACTATAGCTCGTATTATTATTGAACCTACTGAAGTTCCAATTGGAGTTATTACTGCTTTTTTAGGAGCACCTTTCTTCCTATTTTTAGCTTTCAAAAGGAGGAAAGTATGA
- a CDS encoding TonB-dependent receptor, with protein MKKYLLLMSLIAISTAYAENSIRLDETVISTTGFETKVKDEVKNINVITKQDIQKKNYSSVEEVLKDSPFVQTVNTDYGVIFDLRGQGNRASNRVKILVDGIPVNMMNMLYGTECAFPVNNIPVDQIEKIEIVPGGGGVLYGNGASGGFINIVTTNKTGNYAVVDSSYGSYDNRKLDTTVGVQLTDKLSANLSYSGRNSNGYRDNEKTQSDNLTGRFNYQLADNQKLTLKLEKYSENYRKYGSLTRKELNEDRRQTDPDNFRDGHLNKENYLIGHAIDLGNLEISTNAFIENSHDKQLQNVDKSLSTFWTKEKKTGANIKGKYAYSKGDLILGYDFLREEANSYGDGVMGGNRYDISKDTNSLYILNRYNISDKLQFNLGLRGEFSKYDLESNDKQNKRLQDNINLENYAYEASLNYLYSDTGNTYIKYERSFTTPTPNEFFDKRYKFLGMGPMGPKYEAFYVINNLKEEKTDNFEIGVKDVIGNAYFAATAFYSQTADEISKNSEIKGKIGPVWEYENLDQTKRYGVELYSEQYFDKLTLNQSITYIDAEISKGEKKGEDIPYVSKWRGTLGANYQFTEKLSSDLVANYYSKSFNGWTTPSSKKPARDKGYKNGYITVDWSARYAFENGLTIIGGVNNIFNEKYYLSQDDGAEKNFGSMMKPDYRVTGAYIPAPERNYYIGFRYEI; from the coding sequence ATGAAAAAATATTTATTGCTTATGAGTTTAATTGCAATCTCTACAGCTTATGCTGAAAATTCTATCAGACTTGATGAAACTGTAATTTCAACTACAGGATTTGAAACAAAAGTTAAAGATGAAGTTAAAAACATTAATGTTATCACTAAACAAGATATTCAAAAGAAAAATTATTCAAGTGTTGAAGAAGTTTTAAAAGATTCGCCTTTTGTTCAAACTGTTAATACAGACTATGGAGTAATCTTTGACTTAAGAGGACAAGGAAATAGAGCTTCAAATAGAGTTAAAATTCTAGTTGATGGTATCCCTGTTAATATGATGAATATGTTATATGGGACTGAATGTGCATTCCCTGTAAATAATATTCCAGTAGATCAAATTGAAAAAATTGAAATTGTTCCTGGTGGTGGTGGAGTTCTTTATGGAAATGGAGCTAGCGGAGGTTTTATAAATATTGTAACTACAAATAAAACTGGAAACTATGCTGTTGTAGATAGTAGCTATGGTTCTTATGATAATAGAAAATTAGATACTACTGTTGGAGTACAACTTACTGATAAATTATCAGCTAATTTAAGTTATTCTGGAAGAAACTCTAATGGATATAGAGATAACGAAAAAACTCAAAGTGATAACCTTACTGGTAGATTTAATTATCAATTAGCCGACAATCAAAAATTAACTTTAAAATTAGAGAAATATTCTGAAAACTATAGAAAATATGGATCTCTTACTAGAAAAGAACTAAACGAAGATAGAAGACAAACAGATCCTGATAACTTTAGAGATGGACACTTAAATAAGGAAAACTATTTAATTGGTCATGCTATTGATTTAGGAAATCTTGAAATTTCAACTAATGCTTTTATTGAAAACTCTCATGATAAACAGCTTCAAAATGTAGACAAAAGCTTATCAACATTTTGGACTAAAGAAAAGAAAACTGGAGCAAATATTAAAGGAAAGTATGCTTATAGCAAAGGAGATTTAATTTTAGGTTATGATTTTTTAAGAGAAGAAGCTAATAGCTATGGAGATGGAGTTATGGGTGGAAATAGATATGATATATCTAAAGATACTAATTCTCTATATATTTTAAATAGATATAATATTTCTGATAAGCTACAATTTAATTTAGGGTTAAGAGGAGAATTTTCTAAATATGATTTAGAATCTAATGATAAACAAAACAAAAGACTTCAAGATAATATAAATTTAGAAAATTATGCTTATGAAGCAAGTTTAAACTATCTATATTCAGATACAGGAAATACATATATTAAATATGAAAGAAGCTTTACTACTCCTACACCTAATGAATTTTTTGATAAAAGATATAAATTTTTGGGTATGGGACCTATGGGACCAAAGTATGAAGCTTTTTATGTTATAAATAATTTAAAAGAGGAAAAAACAGATAACTTTGAAATTGGAGTAAAAGATGTAATAGGTAATGCTTATTTTGCTGCTACAGCTTTTTATTCTCAAACAGCTGATGAAATTTCTAAAAATTCTGAAATTAAAGGAAAAATTGGTCCTGTATGGGAATATGAAAATTTAGATCAAACTAAAAGATATGGAGTTGAACTTTATTCAGAACAATATTTTGATAAATTAACTTTAAACCAATCTATTACTTATATAGATGCTGAAATTAGTAAAGGAGAGAAAAAAGGTGAAGATATTCCTTATGTTTCTAAATGGAGAGGAACTTTAGGAGCTAACTATCAATTTACAGAAAAATTATCATCTGACTTAGTTGCCAACTATTATTCTAAATCATTTAATGGTTGGACAACTCCTAGCTCAAAAAAACCTGCTAGAGATAAAGGTTATAAAAATGGTTATATAACTGTTGACTGGTCAGCAAGATATGCCTTTGAAAATGGATTAACTATTATAGGAGGGGTAAATAATATCTTTAATGAAAAATATTATCTATCTCAAGATGATGGAGCAGAAAAAAACTTTGGTTCTATGATGAAGCCTGATTATAGAGTTACAGGAGCATATATCCCAGCTCCAGAAAGAAACTATTATATAGGATTTAGATATGAAATATAG